Within the Molothrus aeneus isolate 106 chromosome 1, BPBGC_Maene_1.0, whole genome shotgun sequence genome, the region AATGATGTGCTAAGACTATAAGGCTACAATGACATATCATACTGAAAGTCAAAAATTCTGGTGGTAAAGATAATTTTCCCTATAGGAGCTATTCAGCAATAAAATCTTTTGTGGGAAAAGAATATTGAGtccaggagatttttttttttttttacccataTCAAAGAAGCAGTGTTAGCCCTCTCTCAGATATGGATTGCTTGTGTTTCACCATTTTACTCAGAAATAGTCTGACCTTTTGTACAGACACTATCAACAGAAAAGATAGCACCAGTCTAGAAGTAAATGCAAATCATTCATGTGGAGCCAAACACTCTATTTTCTGTGTTGAGAAGCTTTTATTGGATCACCACAACATATTGGATTAGTTACACTATGGCTCTGAAATACCACATTATGGTGTAGTCATTTTCccaataaaaggaaataaaataaagaagcaCAGTGCATGAGGCTTTGGTCACTGAACTAAGCCGAGGTTTTAGAGCCAGTTCTGGTCCGGTGCACAGAGGGAACTTCTTCACACTCTTTCATAAACTCTGGTGCAGACAACCCCTTTCATGGCATATTCCTAAGgcataaaggaaaatattaatataaaccTTTTGCTGACAGCAGTTGTGTCTGCTGCAGTAACCTCTGAAGTCAATGAAAATACAGATGTCATGTTTTTAGAGCAAACagcaaagttatttttatattgcaaaTAGAgctgtttctattttaacagctTTAAACTTCATTAAGTGACATTTAGTGACAAAAAGATTGCAAAATTAGGCTCAGCTTCCGCAAACAAATTTACTTTCCTTGGTATTATTGCTGGCTTGTCAGAAATGTTAGCCTCACCTCCCCTAGTTTTTATATCATGGCCCACCAACgctttaaattttcaaagtagtaatggtttggtttttttttgtgtagaaGCAGAAGTAGCCTGGGTATCTCAAAGGTCAAGCTACAGGTCCAAAAAATCTTTGCTCCTCTGAGtcacaaaatatttctcttgaCCCTGTCACCCCTCTCACCCTCAGCCTTCAGTGGCTGCTGTTTACTCACAGTCACAGGATGCATGCAACAAAGGCAACAGGATGCTAAAAAAATACTTCCTTGGTCTGCAAAAGAGGAGGAGTCCTCCACAACCCTCTCTGAGGCaaggggcaggcagcaggacacTGACAGAAGAGGCACTTTACCTCTCTGTTTTATGAAGAGGGTTTAGTAATTAGAAAATCTTACACAGAAATGCTGCCATGTGGAGATGCAAAAACAAATCAACCTTCCTACATAAAGTGAGGtttcaggagagctggagatggACTTTtttcagggctgtgcaggggcaggacaagggggaatggctttaaactgagagaggggaggtttggattagatattaggaagaaattctttactgtgagggtaatgaggcactggaagaggtttcccagagaagttgtggatgccccatccctggaaacatttaaGATCAGACTGGATGGGGTTTTGGGTAACCTGGTCCAGTGAAAGCTGTTCTTGTTCGTGACAgtgggttggaactagatgatctctaaggttcctttcaacccaaaccattctatgattctatgtaaGAGAGCTTAAAACAAAAGACAGTCAGCTAACATGTAAAAGTGTAATGCTGCTGACTTCAAGCAAGTTGCCAAAATTAGTTTGACtccaatatttaaaaaaattattgaacaAAGTGAAATCTTAATTTTGATAGTGACCCTTACAACTAGGGTCCCTAAAATGTTTTATCTCCCTGGCTTGGCCAAGATAGTGAAAAGGAATGAGCTGTTTCAGGGACAGCAGTACCCTGcttataaacttttttttctatttcacaggtttctgttatttttaaaccttattCCTTTTAAGAACAATAATGCTGAGAGTAGTAAGTATGCTGTCAACTTATGGCAGCTCTGAGATTAGTAAAGACAAGTTGCTGTATTCaacaacatttatttctttccagcTGTTTTCTAAGCTTAGttccatttttctctcctttaatTTGTTTCATTATTCAAAGAGTAAGCCAAAATTGATAGTCTGTTTAGACAGAAACGTACTGAAGGCTGTATTCTACTGACATTTAGAAGCATACAAGGAATGTGAACTTACCACCACCATCTTCCCATCAACAAGTCTTCTCTTTATTGTGGTCTCTTTGCCATTCCACTTCTGCACTTGCACCAATGACCCTTTCTCCAAGGTTACAACACTCTGCAAATTCCAAGAGAAGAGTTTCAGACTGCAGGCTGAGCTTTGCAGTTTAGAGCAGCAATTCACATTGCATTCAGCAAGATATGCACTCGGGCATAATGGCATGCTCACTGACATTATATTCAGCACTATACTGTGTCTTCTTTCAGTGCTTTATTTCAATAGTTTGGAAAACTCAAGGTGCACTAAGGGAGTAGGTAAAATTTCCCCTGGTGTTCTTCTACGAGATGTTCAGACCACTCAGAAATCATCAGCCCACTTACCTTGACTTTCCGGTCATCTGCTGTTGTTTCATCAAACTGCTGGCCCAGTTTGAAGGAGATGGTTGTATTTTTGAAGGTGCTTTCAGTTCTGATGGTCACTATGTCCCCTTTCATACTGATGATCACATCAGGCCTTGCCAGGCCACCTAGTTTCCGGGCAGCTAACCCCACTCCTGgaaatcagaaacaaaaaaaatcattatattCCAGAAGCAAGAAACTCAGTATCCTCTCATGATCCTTCAGTGGAAGAATAAGGAAGAGTTTCTGCTTGAATACTTCAATGCCTGATTTAGATGAAACACTCGTTCCTTAGATGAGACACTACTGAGACAGAGGTAGGAATGGGAACCTCAGTGTCCAGGGgctgaggcagccccagctcatgAGAGTGCACCTTCAGCAGGAAGTAAAGATATACACAATTATAGAGCTGTGCACATTTAGCTAAGAAGAAACATGGTTGGTTACAAATCTGCATTAATTAAATATAGGTAGAATAAGTAGAAAAACTAAGAGGAAGAGTCTGGTTCTcataaaaaattgtaaaaatcctttaaaaaaatccttgacAAATCTGAGAATTTGTACCTTTGTTAATAGCTGCAAGGAAGAAACTGGACACTGAATTGCCAATATGCTGGTGTTTGTTCATTAAAACATACTGAAGACTGGGTAATTCCTAAGTTGTTATTAACATCCTTTAAGGATCCTGGCATCTAAACCTTGGTGAG harbors:
- the LOC136554957 gene encoding myelin P2 protein-like, giving the protein MCNRFVGTWKLISSENFDDYMKELGVGLAARKLGGLARPDVIISMKGDIVTIRTESTFKNTTISFKLGQQFDETTADDRKVKSVVTLEKGSLVQVQKWNGKETTIKRRLVDGKMVVEYAMKGVVCTRVYERV